From Pseudorasbora parva isolate DD20220531a chromosome 14, ASM2467924v1, whole genome shotgun sequence:
tctcccacCAAGAACACCATTATATACAGTGAAGCTGCCAACTCGTTTATTAATTTCAGCGATTACAGTGTTTTCAAACATCCAGTGAATCTCATCATCATCCATTATTTCAGTGAGACCAGAGTACAGAGTGACTGAATCTCCCTCATTCACTGATGTCTCTTTATCtgtatccacacacacacacacacacacacacacacacacacacacacacacacacacacacacacacacacacacacacacacacacacacacacacacacacacgtttgtcaCAGGTTCAGGGTGTGTCTCAATCTGCttcctagttcagtagtcagggcactgatcaggacataagtcaatgggctgatccCTGATCAGTgttctgactactgaactaggaaGCAGATTGAGACGTTTTAAATAACTTTATGACTgtttaagaaagtaaaaaatatgaattattatataaagtataaattacatttaaatctgAAAATATCACAAAGCAACCGAACACATGTGAAAGAAGCAAAATTGTGTGTGGATTAATAATGTGATGAAACAAATATtcaactcaccatagacagcaaGAATGAAAAAGGTGCTCATATTGAAGATATTTAGTACGTAAATGCCCGTATGTTCAGGTCTGGTgtctgtgatggtcagagatccagtttgattgtccagcttcagtctgtctctgaatctcccatcaaGAACATCATCATATACAGAGAAGCTGTCGGCCGTTACAttgatttcagcgattaaagTGTTTCCAAATCTCCACTGAATCAGATCATCATCCTTCAGTTCAGTGAGACCAGAGTCTAGAGTCACTGAATCTCCCTCCTTCACAACCACTGATTTCATTTCATCATCACCAAACGCACCTGAAGAACAGAATTTGTCACAGATTCagtataatacatttattattaatttaacaaagCCTTCACTAACATTAGTTCTAGATTAAAGTATTTGAATAATGTTTTTCATAAACACttttatatcaataattataTTGGTGTCATGCGGAAATGAAAACTCTTATGGTTGGAAAAGATTGCTGACTGATGAAACAAATAACAGAGAGTATTGAGAAAAAGAGGGGGAACTACTCTATCGCTACTAGACCACACTGAACATAGAGCTCTCCTCAGTTTAACCAATAAGCTATAGCTCAAAAACTAAAAGAAGCAACTGAAGACATAAAAACGCATTTAAAACTCACCGATCAGATGCCAAAAACACAACCAGAGCAAAACTTTGAGAAACATTCTCTTCATCGGGTCACTGAAAAACCTTAAAATGTCTGAAAACACACAGATTGATCTGAAACACAAACCAACtgatgctgtgtgtgtttgtgatccTCCCTAAAGACTGACTCTCTGTCA
This genomic window contains:
- the LOC137039953 gene encoding uncharacterized protein; protein product: MKSVVVKEGDSVTLDSGLTELKDDDLIQWRFGNTLIAEINVTADSFSVYDDVLDGRFRDRLKLDNQTGSLTITDTRPEHTGIYVLNIFNMSTFFILAVYDKETSVNEGDSVTLYSGLTEIMDDDEIHWMFENTVIAEINKRVGSFTVYNGVLGGRFRDRLKLDHQTGSLTITNTRPEHAGGYLLVIESIKNLLKAFRVAVNGE